A genomic window from Lineus longissimus chromosome 17, tnLinLong1.2, whole genome shotgun sequence includes:
- the LOC135501489 gene encoding GDP-fucose protein O-fucosyltransferase 1-like, translating to MGRFGNQADHYLGALSFARAVNRTLVLPPFVEYRPGSYKSVQVPFKTYFEVDPIKQYHRVITMEDFMSELAPSIWPAGQRTAYCYYPRHGPTKGDCNAKDGNPFGPFWDTYSIDFEKSEFYQPLQFDAKNPRQMQKWLRKYPAEHHLVLAFVGAPANFPISEDDWQLQQYLIWNEKITKQGDKFIQEYIPEGPWIGIHLRNGVDWERTCEHINDRIPNMFASPQCIGHHPKPGTLTQEMCFPTTKTILYQVKELAKKTQAKTLFVAADSNHMIPEFEKYLKSLKIKVIRYEPSSPHLDLYLLAQADHFIANCVSTFSSFAKRERDINGRASSFWAYPHPSKEKSKPVQDHDEF from the exons ATGG GTCGGTTTGGTAACCAAGCCGATCACTACTTGGGGGCACTCTCGTTTGCCCGTGCAGTAAATAGAACTTTGGTGCTACCTCCCTTCGTCGAGTATCGACCTGGAAGCTATAAATCT GTCCAAGTGCCTTTCAAAACTTACTTTGAAGTGGATCCAATAAAACAGTATCATCGCGTTATAACGATGGAAGATTTTATGTCGGAGCTTGCTCCAAGTATATGGCCAGCCGGCCAACGGACAG CATATTGTTATTATCCGCGCCATGGTCCAACCAAGGGAGACTGCAATGCCAAAGACGGCAATCCGTTTGGCCCATTTTGGGATACGTACAGTATTGACTTTGAAAAGTCAGAGTTCTACCAACCATTACAGTTTGATGCCAAAAACCCTCGACAAATGCAAAAGTGGTTAAGAAA ATACCCTGCAGAGCATCATCTCGTGCTGGCGTTCGTTGGTGCACCAGCAAACTTCCCCATCTCCGAGGATGATTGGCAACTACAGCAGTATTTGATATGGAATGAGAAAATCACCAAGCAAGGTGATAAATTTATACAAGAATATATCCCCGAAGGACCATGGATTGGGATTCATCTTCGCAATGGTGTTGATTGG GAAAGAACATGCGAACACATCAACGACCGAATCCCAAATATGTTTGCCTCCCCGCAGTGTATTGGTCATCATCCCAAACCGGGCACGCTCACTCAGGAAATGTGCTTCCCTACAACAAAGACTATCTTGTATCAAGTCAAAGAGTTAGCCAAGAAGACACAAGCAAAGACGCTATTCGTTGCGGCGGATTCGAATCACATGATTCCAGAGtttgaaaaatatctaaaatcatTAAAA ATTAAGGTAATCCGCTACGAGCCCTCCAGCCCTCACCTCGATCTCTACCTTCTCGCCCAAGCAGACCATTTCATCGCGAACTGCGTATCGACGTTCTCAAGTTTTGCCAAAAGGGAGCGTGATATCAACGGAAGAGCATCATCGTTCTGGGCCTATCCTCATCCTTCAAAAGAGAAATCAAAACCCGTCCAAGATCATGATGAATTTTGA
- the LOC135501428 gene encoding LOW QUALITY PROTEIN: NAD-dependent protein lipoamidase sirtuin-4, mitochondrial-like (The sequence of the model RefSeq protein was modified relative to this genomic sequence to represent the inferred CDS: inserted 2 bases in 1 codon): MAGTICRGSFYKLQGLGLQQSLIRTFSFSQSSMAKILQEPNLRFVPESNPVLESDIKXLADFVEKHKRIFVLTGAGMSTASGIPDYRSEGVGLYARGDKRPIQHGDFLKSEKNRQRYWARNYVGWPKFSSVLPNSGHKILSDWEKRKKISWLVTQNVDALHHKAGSRNVTELHGCSHRVECLQCGSGMMRHRLQELIADMNPHFHEESLDIAPDGDVQLSDYQVRSFQVPSCPSCGGVLQPQIVFFGANVAKPIVMFVFRKVEECDSVLVLGSSLEVYSGYRFVVAASKRELPIAIVNIGPTRAEDLATIKIRGQCMDVLERTDALLQERFKAS; this comes from the exons ATGGCTGGAACAATCTGCAGGGGATCTTTCTACAAGCTTCAAGGACTTGGCCTCCAACAATCGTTAATCAGAACTTTCTCCTTCTCCCAATCTTCAATGGCAAAGATCCTGCAGGAACCTAATCTACGCTTTGTCCCCGAGAGCAACCCAGTTCTGGAGAGTGATATCAA ACTTGCAGACTTTGTTGAAAAGCACAAAAGGATTTTCGTCCTTACTGGGGCTGGTATGTCAACTGCTAGTGGAATACCTGATTACCGATCAGAGGGGGTGGGGCTCTATGCAAGGGGTGACAAACGCCCAATTCAACATGGAGACTTTTTAAAAAGTGAGAAAAACCGGCAGAGATATTGGGCTCGAAATTATGTTGGCTGGCCCAAATTTTCATCGGTCTTGCCAAATAGTGGACACAAGATTCTTAGTGACTGggaaaaaaggaagaaaatcTCCTGGCTTGTGACCCAAAATGTTGATGCTCTTCACCACAAGGCTGGGAGCAGGAACGTGACTGAGCTGCATGGTTGTTCTCACCGGGTGGAGTGTTTGCAGTGCGGTTCTGGCATGATGCGTCATCGGCTCCAGGAGTTGATAGCGGACATGAATCCACACTTCCATGAAGAATCTCTTGACATTGCCCCAGATGGTGATGTGCAGCTTTCAGATTATCAAGTTAGGAGTTTTCAG GTTCCATCTTGTCCTTCTTGTGGCGGCGTCCTCCAACCTCAGATTGTATTCTTTGGTGCCAACGTTGCCAAACCCATTGTAATGTTCGTCTTCAGGAAAGTGGAAGAATGTGACAGCGTATTGGTCCTTGGGTCTTCACTGGAG GTTTACTCTGGGTACAGGTTTGTTGTTGCCGCCTCAAAACGTGAGCTACCGATAGCCATCGTCAATATTGGCCCGACACGTGCCGaggacctagccacaatcaaaATCCGTGGACAATGTATGGACGTACTTGAACGGACTGATGCTCTCTTGCAAGAACGATTCAAAGCCAGTTAA
- the LOC135501054 gene encoding ELAV-like protein 1-B produces the protein MTDMDTQDNCNAENYQHNFSGKDSKCNLIVNYLPQELNDDDMKELFAAIGPVKSCKIIRHKHTGWSYGFGFVEYGEAEHAEQAIKTLNRLQLKEKTLKVAYARPPGESTKNTNLYVQGLPSTMTQLNLEDLFKPYGVIIQAKILTNQTGECKGTGFVLFENKDAAQQSIDDMNGKDVLGVGKNLVVRFAQDNASKVRAPPGGHEGGRGGGRGGGRGGGFGGYAMGGGGGPGFGGPMRNQGGRFGNRFNPMQGQGGYNNNSGGFYGTGGGGGYNQGNPRGGFGGNQGYGRGGAQNSYNNQGYGAGGGGDYFDEYSHYGQGNGFANPRGGNRGGGSFQQGAGARGGFNNGAMNQNFQNDDFFMDTGSGAEAEGHILFVYNIGPDTQEHQLWQLFGKYGTVLKVNVMFDHKNNKGKNYGFVTMANYNEACQVIKILNGKSALCQYPLQIKFKDDKNNKS, from the coding sequence ATGACCGACATGGATACGCAGGACAACTGTAATGCAGAAAATTACCAGCATAATTTCTCTGGTAAAGATAGCAAGTGTAACCTTATTGTCAACTACCTTCCCCAGGAGTTGAACGACGATGACATGAAGGAATTATTCGCGGCAATCGGCCCTGTCAAAAGTTGCAAAATCATCCGGCACAAGCACACCGGGTGGAGTTACGGTTTCGGCTTCGTTGAGTATGGTGAAGCGGAACATGCTGAGCAGGCAATCAAAACCTTGAATCGCTTGCAGTTGAAGGAGAAGACCCTGAAAGTTGCATACGCGAGGCCGCCCGGTGAATCTACGAAAAACACAAATCTCTATGTCCAGGGCCTGCCATCGACCATGACGCAGTTGaatttggaagatttgtttAAGCCGTATGGCGTTATAATCCAGGCCAAAATCTTGACCAATCAGACCGGCGAATGCAAGGGGACGGGGTTTGTATTGTTCGAGAACAAGGACGCAGCCCAACAGTCCATTGATGATATGAATGGGAAGGATGTGCTTGGCGTGGGGAAGAATTTGGTTGTGAGGTTTGCCCAGGATAATGCTTCGAAGGTGCGGGCGCCACCTGGTGGTCATGAAGGTGGACGAGGAGGAGGCCGTGGTGGTGGACGTGGAGGAGGATTTGGTGGATACGCAATGGGTGGAGGTGGCGGCCCAGGATTTGGTGGCCCGATGAGGAACCAAGGTGGACGATTTGGGAATCGCTTCAACCCTATGCAGGGTCAGGGCGGCTACAATAACAATAGTGGTGGCTTCTATGGAACCGGAGGCGGTGGTGGATACAATCAAGGAAACCCCAGGGGTGGTTTCGGTGGTAACCAAGGATACGGCCGCGGTGGTGCTCAGAACAGTTACAATAATCAAGGATATGgcgctggtggtggtggtgattaTTTTGATGAGTACAGCCACTATGGTCAGGGGAATGGTTTTGCAAATCCACGTGGTGGCAACCGAGGGGGCGGTAGCTTCCAACAGGGTGCTGGCGCAAGGGGTGGTTTCAATAATGGCGCCATGAATCAGAATTTCCAGAATGATGACTTTTTCATGGACACTGGCTCTGGGGCGGAGGCGGAAGgtcatattttgtttgtttacaaCATCGGACCCGACACCCAAGAGCATCAGTTATGGCAATTGTTCGGCAAATATGGCACCGTCTTGAAAGTTAACGTCATGTTCGACCACAAGAACAACAAGGGTAAAAACTATGGGTTTGTTACGATGGCAAATTACAACGAAGCTTGCCAGGTGATTAAGATCTTGAATGGCAAGTCCGCACTTTGCCAGTATCCCCTACAGATCAAGTTCAAAGATGATAAGAATAACAAAAGTTAA